One Tomitella gaofuii DNA segment encodes these proteins:
- a CDS encoding tape measure protein — MFAVASDGTVWIPVLPSMRGFAAQMVDGTGAAAKRASGEIEKEFSKAGQDAGKAAAAGIKSAVGDVQAASKQLADARKAEGDAAKQVQAAEKELAGLRKSGTASADEVSAAEGRLESAHKAVSSASAQTVSAQRELSTAHGKLATESEGAASAARKLAEAQRKEQDAAGKVAVAEEKLSDLQASGKASSSQLEAATQSLERAKSGLATASDRTAAAEANLASESDKAAASAAKMADRAEESGDAMRRADDGGKSFGSTLLDLGKKAGAAAIAFAGIKSIGSIFGDAISRASDTVAAEQSLSGLYGSAEDAADMMDRIGNISSGSKIDTGAYTEMAQSLGYLGVKGAQSEGIMRNLGKAIVGAGGDSSAFDTVSASLTKMQNEGKVTRESLNQLSGAGVPILDSLATKLGKEVPDVLDMVSNGLVDVDDVLGVLEDGTGQWMERLIEAGGEVDNTFGARWARAKDTVMEALGTAILPVLERLSPVISGVADGVTWLIGAFTSLGDNGNPVIDAAAAAWGYLKDGIGTAKDVLAGTVDVLANVVGWMDRNKTAVITVASIIGTVLLPALVTYGIQQTVTAAKAVAAWVAQGAAATVEAAKNVAAWVTLRAQAVGSAAAQVAASWRVVAGWVAAGASAVAQGAVIAAAWIGAKAQAVGSFIAMGASATVEAAKSAAAWVASSARTVAALVAQSAGFVASKAVMIAGAVATGVMTAAQWALNSAFLANPITWIVALIVGLVAAIVLIATKTTWFQDIWSAVWDAVSAAWDWVWDKLSTGFGYLKDGFQSIADKVGEVKDWILGKWDAIVEFVTGLPSKISSAASGMWDGIKDGFKSVVNTVIGWWNGMADKLTFKIPNIPGVPMRGETISILPHIGTLARGGVAGVGADGRLYGPGTGTSDSILGVDDTGWPTARVSAGEFVVNEKATRANLPLLQAINGQALATGGLVDAQDWARGESGKPYQYAGVGNPSWDCSSYMSGIYAVLTGQDPYARHFTTESDFEALGFVPGLGGTNDFSIGVYRGGGGPNSHMAGTLGDLNVEAGANGVIAGVGAQGAADFPLTWHLPLEGDPGGMPNGDSTIDLSGITGDGASAGVTAASGGGSDPGGDTVRVYVTNWPAGGVSSGASLPSAASSGVSVSSTPTMPSGGGVGGTQDADPYGFGLWVTDPAAAVLDALFEVLDIGDVFDGEQVATDTRNQFGIPAPVVPGSEDEATGGPQVVGTVVNGDVHVTDYDEFADNQERDMNALVGAGGVFG, encoded by the coding sequence GTGTTTGCGGTGGCAAGTGACGGTACCGTTTGGATTCCGGTTCTGCCGTCTATGCGCGGGTTCGCTGCGCAAATGGTGGACGGTACCGGCGCTGCCGCTAAGCGCGCGTCGGGGGAGATTGAGAAGGAGTTCAGTAAGGCTGGGCAGGATGCCGGCAAGGCTGCGGCTGCGGGGATCAAGTCTGCGGTTGGGGATGTGCAGGCGGCGTCTAAGCAACTGGCGGATGCGCGCAAGGCTGAGGGGGACGCGGCTAAGCAAGTGCAGGCTGCGGAGAAGGAACTTGCGGGGCTGCGGAAGTCGGGTACGGCGTCGGCTGATGAGGTGTCGGCGGCTGAGGGGCGGTTGGAGTCGGCGCACAAGGCGGTTTCGTCTGCGTCGGCTCAGACGGTGAGCGCTCAGCGTGAGTTGTCTACGGCGCATGGCAAGTTGGCTACGGAGTCTGAGGGGGCGGCGAGCGCGGCCCGGAAGTTGGCTGAGGCTCAGCGGAAGGAACAGGACGCGGCGGGCAAGGTGGCCGTTGCGGAGGAGAAACTTTCGGACTTGCAGGCGTCGGGTAAGGCGTCGTCGTCTCAGTTGGAGGCGGCTACGCAGTCGTTGGAGCGGGCTAAGAGTGGGCTTGCTACGGCGTCGGATCGTACGGCGGCGGCTGAGGCGAATCTTGCGTCTGAGTCGGATAAGGCGGCTGCGTCTGCGGCGAAGATGGCGGATCGGGCGGAAGAGTCCGGGGATGCTATGCGGCGCGCGGATGATGGCGGTAAGTCGTTTGGTTCGACGTTGTTGGATTTGGGGAAGAAGGCGGGCGCGGCGGCTATCGCGTTCGCGGGGATCAAGTCTATTGGTTCGATTTTCGGTGATGCGATTTCGCGGGCGTCGGATACGGTGGCGGCTGAGCAGTCGTTGAGCGGCTTGTATGGGTCTGCCGAGGATGCGGCGGACATGATGGACCGTATCGGGAACATTTCGAGTGGTTCCAAGATTGATACGGGCGCTTATACGGAGATGGCGCAGTCTCTCGGTTACCTGGGCGTTAAGGGTGCTCAGTCTGAGGGCATCATGCGGAATCTTGGTAAGGCGATTGTGGGTGCTGGCGGGGATTCGTCGGCGTTCGATACGGTTTCTGCGTCGCTTACCAAGATGCAGAATGAGGGCAAGGTCACCCGTGAATCGTTGAATCAACTTTCGGGGGCCGGCGTTCCGATTCTCGATTCGTTGGCTACGAAGTTGGGCAAGGAAGTTCCCGACGTGCTGGATATGGTGTCCAACGGTCTCGTGGACGTGGACGACGTTCTGGGCGTGTTGGAAGACGGTACCGGGCAGTGGATGGAACGGCTGATCGAGGCTGGCGGGGAAGTCGATAACACGTTTGGTGCCAGGTGGGCGCGCGCTAAGGATACGGTCATGGAGGCGTTGGGCACGGCGATTCTGCCTGTGTTGGAGCGTCTGTCTCCGGTCATTTCGGGCGTGGCCGATGGTGTCACGTGGTTGATCGGCGCATTCACGTCGTTGGGGGACAATGGCAACCCTGTGATTGATGCGGCGGCTGCGGCGTGGGGGTACCTGAAAGACGGTATCGGTACGGCTAAGGATGTGCTGGCGGGCACGGTTGATGTGTTGGCCAACGTGGTTGGTTGGATGGACCGGAACAAGACGGCGGTTATCACGGTGGCGAGCATTATCGGCACGGTGCTACTGCCGGCGTTGGTCACGTACGGCATTCAGCAGACGGTGACGGCGGCTAAGGCTGTGGCCGCGTGGGTGGCGCAGGGTGCGGCTGCAACGGTGGAGGCTGCGAAGAACGTTGCCGCGTGGGTGACGTTGCGGGCGCAGGCTGTCGGTTCGGCTGCGGCTCAGGTGGCGGCGTCGTGGCGCGTGGTTGCCGGATGGGTTGCCGCTGGCGCGTCGGCTGTCGCTCAGGGCGCGGTGATTGCAGCGGCGTGGATTGGGGCTAAGGCGCAGGCGGTGGGCTCGTTCATCGCTATGGGCGCGTCCGCCACGGTTGAGGCTGCGAAGTCTGCGGCTGCGTGGGTGGCGTCGTCTGCCCGTACGGTCGCGGCGTTGGTCGCTCAGTCTGCCGGGTTCGTGGCGTCTAAGGCTGTGATGATTGCGGGCGCGGTCGCTACCGGGGTTATGACGGCGGCACAGTGGGCGCTTAACAGTGCGTTCCTGGCCAACCCGATTACGTGGATTGTTGCGCTCATCGTCGGTTTGGTCGCGGCAATCGTGTTGATTGCGACTAAGACGACTTGGTTTCAGGATATTTGGTCTGCGGTGTGGGACGCGGTTTCTGCGGCGTGGGATTGGGTCTGGGATAAGTTGTCTACCGGGTTCGGCTACTTGAAGGATGGGTTTCAATCCATCGCGGATAAGGTGGGCGAGGTCAAGGATTGGATTCTGGGCAAGTGGGATGCGATTGTTGAGTTCGTTACCGGTCTTCCGAGTAAGATTTCGTCGGCGGCATCCGGCATGTGGGACGGAATCAAGGATGGATTCAAGAGTGTAGTCAACACGGTTATTGGCTGGTGGAACGGTATGGCCGATAAGTTGACGTTCAAGATTCCGAACATTCCGGGTGTTCCGATGCGTGGCGAGACGATTTCGATTCTGCCGCACATTGGCACGTTGGCGCGTGGCGGTGTTGCGGGTGTTGGCGCGGATGGCCGGCTGTACGGTCCGGGTACGGGCACGTCGGATTCCATCCTTGGGGTGGATGATACGGGGTGGCCTACTGCGCGGGTTTCGGCTGGCGAGTTCGTGGTCAACGAGAAGGCGACGCGGGCGAATCTGCCGCTGTTGCAGGCTATCAACGGTCAAGCGTTGGCGACTGGCGGGCTTGTGGACGCTCAGGATTGGGCGCGTGGCGAGTCTGGGAAGCCTTACCAGTACGCGGGGGTCGGTAACCCGTCGTGGGATTGCTCTAGTTACATGAGCGGTATCTACGCGGTGTTGACGGGGCAGGACCCGTATGCGCGGCACTTCACCACGGAATCCGATTTCGAGGCGTTGGGGTTCGTTCCGGGTCTTGGCGGTACGAACGATTTCAGTATCGGCGTCTACCGGGGCGGTGGTGGCCCGAATAGTCACATGGCGGGCACGTTGGGCGACTTGAACGTGGAGGCTGGCGCTAACGGTGTGATCGCTGGCGTGGGCGCTCAGGGCGCGGCGGACTTCCCGTTGACGTGGCACCTGCCGTTGGAAGGTGATCCTGGCGGAATGCCGAACGGTGACAGCACGATTGACCTGTCCGGTATCACGGGGGATGGGGCGAGTGCGGGTGTCACGGCTGCGTCTGGTGGCGGTTCTGATCCGGGCGGGGACACGGTGCGCGTGTACGTGACGAACTGGCCGGCCGGTGGCGTGTCTAGTGGCGCGTCGTTGCCGTCTGCGGCTTCGTCTGGCGTGTCGGTGTCGAGCACTCCCACTATGCCGTCTGGCGGCGGCGTTGGGGGCACTCAGGACGCGGACCCGTACGGGTTCGGGTTGTGGGTGACTGATCCTGCGGCGGCTGTGCTCGATGCACTGTTCGAGGTGTTGGACATTGGGGACGTGTTCGATGGCGAGCAAGTGGCCACGGATACGCGGAATCAGTTTGGTATTCCTGCCCCGGTGGTGCCCGGTAGTGAGGATGAGGCTACGGGCGGTCCTCAGGTGGTCGGCACGGTTGTGAATGGTGACGTGCATGTGACGGATTACGACGAGTTCGCGGATAACCAAGAGCGGGATATGAATGCCCTTGTGGGGGCTGGGGGGGTGTTCGGCTGA